A part of Candidatus Aquicultor sp. genomic DNA contains:
- a CDS encoding NifU family protein, which yields MREQVEAALARIRPALQADGGDIELVDVTDEGIVQVRLQGACAGCPMSQMTLTHYVEQTLKEMVPGVTAVQPVMG from the coding sequence TTGCGCGAGCAAGTTGAAGCAGCATTAGCACGCATACGGCCGGCTCTTCAGGCTGACGGTGGTGACATCGAGCTTGTGGACGTTACCGACGAGGGTATCGTTCAAGTCAGATTGCAGGGTGCATGCGCCGGGTGCCCAATGTCGCAGATGACATTGACCCATTATGTTGAGCAAACTCTAAAGGAAATGGTTCCCGGAGTGACGGCAGTACAGCCCGTCATGGGGTAA
- a CDS encoding U32 family peptidase encodes MKKPEILSPAGNMERLEYALAYGADAVYIGGREFSLRAKASNFSIEDIRKAVAVTHAAGKKLYVTINIFARDDDFEKLEPYTVDLADGGVDAVIVADPGVLHTIKRVAPGLRVHISTQANTTNTAAAEFWAAQGAARVVLARELSASEMAEISENAGVQTEAFIHGAMCISYSGRCLMSKFFADRDANRGDCAHSCRWKYHLVEETRPGEYHEVQQDERGTYFFNSKDLALIGRIPELMRCGLSSLKIEGRMKGTHYVAAITKIYRQAIDRYFADPDNYEPDPEWFEEMEKVSHRQYSTGFFQGDKGEELLDYARYEKSHDFVGLVDGYDAEKKMVTVSVRNRLRISEPVEILSPNGLVKDYYIPGMFQIGKAGQLEPVDVSHAGYRVCIPSEAPWPEFAILRRRVD; translated from the coding sequence ATGAAAAAGCCGGAGATTTTGTCCCCGGCAGGGAACATGGAGCGGCTTGAATACGCCCTGGCCTACGGCGCCGATGCCGTCTATATCGGCGGTCGTGAGTTCAGCCTGCGCGCCAAAGCCAGCAATTTCTCAATCGAGGATATCCGGAAAGCGGTCGCGGTAACGCACGCAGCGGGGAAAAAGCTCTATGTGACCATCAACATTTTTGCGCGCGACGACGATTTCGAAAAACTGGAACCGTATACCGTCGATTTGGCGGATGGCGGGGTCGACGCGGTTATAGTCGCCGATCCAGGCGTTCTGCATACGATTAAGCGCGTAGCGCCGGGTTTGCGCGTGCACATCAGCACGCAGGCGAATACAACCAACACCGCTGCCGCCGAGTTCTGGGCGGCTCAGGGCGCAGCTCGCGTCGTGCTTGCACGGGAGCTCAGCGCATCCGAGATGGCTGAGATATCAGAAAACGCCGGCGTTCAAACTGAGGCGTTTATCCACGGAGCCATGTGTATTTCGTATTCCGGCAGGTGCCTGATGAGTAAGTTCTTTGCCGACCGGGACGCAAACCGAGGCGACTGCGCGCACTCCTGTCGCTGGAAGTATCACCTGGTAGAGGAGACGCGCCCCGGCGAATATCACGAAGTGCAGCAAGACGAACGCGGCACATATTTTTTCAACTCGAAGGATCTCGCGCTCATCGGCCGCATACCCGAGCTTATGCGCTGCGGCCTGAGCAGCCTCAAGATTGAAGGCAGGATGAAGGGCACGCACTATGTCGCCGCAATTACTAAAATATATCGACAGGCAATCGACCGCTACTTTGCCGACCCGGACAATTACGAGCCCGACCCGGAGTGGTTTGAAGAGATGGAAAAAGTAAGCCACCGGCAGTATTCGACAGGATTCTTCCAAGGAGATAAAGGAGAAGAATTACTTGATTATGCCCGTTACGAAAAATCCCACGATTTTGTCGGTCTTGTGGACGGCTACGATGCGGAAAAGAAAATGGTAACGGTATCGGTTAGAAACAGGCTCAGGATTTCCGAACCAGTAGAAATATTAAGCCCGAACGGCCTGGTAAAAGACTATTATATACCTGGGATGTTCCAGATAGGAAAAGCGGGCCAGCTCGAGCCGGTCGATGTTTCGCACGCAGGATATCGCGTATGTATCCCGTCGGAAGCGCCGTGGCCCGAATTTGCAATTCTGCGGCGAAGGGTAGATTGA
- a CDS encoding YqeG family HAD IIIA-type phosphatase, which translates to MLKKLYPDQYFESIYRIDLAHLKSHGIKGLILDLDNTIIARNSLVATEELKTWLQTIKNEGFKACIVSNNWKQRVSTIAEQIGLPLVARATKPRKAAFRRAMEALGTTISDTVVIGDQIFTDIFGGNRVGLRTILVVPVSNHEAFHTRFLRRLESRVIKRWNDHIGNLMEQEGTVRPDRQGVG; encoded by the coding sequence GTGCTAAAGAAGCTTTATCCGGACCAGTACTTCGAATCAATATACAGGATTGACTTAGCTCATCTGAAATCGCACGGTATCAAGGGCCTAATCCTTGATCTCGACAACACGATCATCGCCCGCAATAGCTTGGTTGCAACCGAAGAGCTAAAGACGTGGCTGCAAACCATTAAAAATGAAGGCTTTAAGGCCTGCATCGTCTCAAACAACTGGAAACAGCGCGTATCAACGATTGCCGAACAGATAGGGTTACCGCTGGTTGCGAGGGCTACAAAACCGCGGAAAGCGGCTTTCCGGCGGGCCATGGAAGCGCTCGGCACTACCATTAGCGATACGGTTGTCATTGGCGACCAGATATTTACCGATATTTTTGGCGGAAACCGCGTTGGCCTGCGCACGATTCTCGTCGTGCCGGTAAGCAACCACGAGGCATTTCATACCAGATTTCTCAGGCGCCTTGAGAGCCGGGTCATCAAACGCTGGAACGACCACATCGGCAACCTAATGGAGCAGGAGGGCACCGTACGCCCGGATCGCCAGGGAGTGGGCTAA
- a CDS encoding shikimate dehydrogenase — protein sequence MRKITGTTAVTGIIGYPLTYTLSPLMHNRAFDVLDLNYRYLPFIVRVEELAPAIAGVKALNIHGINVTMPHKETVIPFLDELTEESRIMGAVNTILNSEGRLIGYNTDGDGFLKSLEEESFSPEDKSAIILGTGGAAKAVAIALARAGAHEIAIIGRSKAKAEAISEQIQANIKEIYVKTLTFSDNLADIFQHGELVVNATPVGMNESGDLLPVPLEFINESQFVYDLIYVPLETPLLRLARQKGARTANGLGMLLHQAAIAFFVWTGISAPVEDMRQALLEELESGDRPYNVSEKDR from the coding sequence ATGCGCAAGATCACCGGAACTACCGCCGTCACCGGCATAATCGGCTATCCGCTTACATACACGCTATCGCCCCTCATGCACAACCGCGCCTTTGACGTGCTCGATTTAAACTACAGGTATCTACCGTTTATCGTCCGAGTTGAAGAGTTAGCCCCGGCAATCGCCGGTGTTAAAGCGCTGAATATTCACGGCATTAACGTGACCATGCCGCATAAAGAAACGGTTATCCCGTTTCTTGATGAGCTTACCGAAGAATCCCGCATCATGGGGGCAGTCAACACAATTCTCAACAGCGAAGGCCGTTTGATCGGCTACAATACCGACGGTGACGGGTTTCTGAAATCCCTTGAAGAGGAATCGTTCAGCCCGGAAGATAAAAGCGCAATTATTCTAGGTACAGGAGGCGCGGCGAAAGCTGTTGCCATTGCTCTGGCGCGCGCCGGAGCGCACGAAATCGCGATTATCGGGCGCTCAAAAGCCAAGGCGGAAGCGATTTCAGAGCAAATTCAGGCAAATATTAAGGAAATATATGTTAAAACGCTTACTTTTAGCGACAATCTGGCCGATATTTTTCAACATGGAGAACTAGTCGTTAACGCAACACCTGTAGGCATGAATGAAAGCGGAGATCTCCTACCGGTTCCTTTAGAGTTTATTAACGAATCGCAGTTTGTGTACGACCTCATATATGTACCACTAGAAACACCACTATTACGCCTAGCACGACAAAAAGGAGCACGAACAGCGAACGGCCTCGGAATGCTTTTGCATCAGGCCGCGATTGCTTTTTTTGTTTGGACCGGGATTTCCGCCCCAGTTGAAGATATGCGACAGGCGCTGCTCGAAGAACTAGAGAGCGGAGATCGGCCATATAATGTTTCGGAGAAAGATCGGTGA
- a CDS encoding ATPase, T2SS/T4P/T4SS family, translating into MFRRKIGEFLLDAGIITEDQLIEAIETSEGSAVDRRLVDLGYCSEQDIAKNLAKQLHLDYVDLTENEVDMQAVGLLSNEHIHRYNVLPIGFNNERLVVAMADPTNLFTLDDLHVMTGYNIEPVVITETDLQVSINKYSTNDSIVERAIESISEETDGLNVSRVEESEGEEAPVVKLVNMLITEAVRDRSSDIFIEPQEHDIRVRCRIDGVLHELMRSPKQIQSGMISRIKIMAGLDIAERRLPQDGRFGLTIDKRPIDFRVATLPTIHGEQVILRVLEKDNIMLNLDDLGFLPESLERFKESFSKPYGAILITGPTGSGKTTTLYAVLNMLNGADRNLITVEDPVEYRLMNINQVQVNTKTGLSFASALRSILRQDPDIVMIGEIRDEETAIIAVESALTGHLVLSTLHTNNAPSALTRLVEMGIEPFLVSSAVDCVVAQRLARKLCTRCHEAFTPSEKQLIEAGYTIDGSEPTELFRARGCKHCGNTGYRGRIGLYEVMSMSESIERLLVAGSTAEDITNIARGEGMKSLRDDGLEKARIGLTSIEEVARVTM; encoded by the coding sequence ATGTTTCGGAGAAAGATCGGTGAGTTCCTGCTGGATGCGGGAATCATCACAGAAGACCAACTAATTGAAGCAATAGAAACCTCAGAAGGTAGTGCAGTTGATCGGCGCCTTGTCGATTTGGGCTACTGTTCCGAACAAGATATAGCCAAAAACCTCGCCAAACAGCTGCATTTAGATTACGTCGACCTCACCGAGAACGAAGTCGACATGCAAGCCGTAGGGTTGCTCTCCAACGAACACATCCACCGCTATAACGTCCTTCCAATAGGATTTAATAACGAGCGCCTCGTGGTGGCGATGGCCGACCCTACAAACCTGTTCACGCTCGACGATCTCCATGTTATGACCGGCTACAATATCGAACCGGTCGTCATCACCGAGACCGATTTGCAAGTCTCAATTAATAAATACAGCACCAATGACAGTATTGTAGAGCGGGCAATCGAGAGCATAAGCGAAGAGACGGATGGGCTGAACGTGAGTCGTGTGGAAGAGAGCGAAGGTGAAGAAGCGCCGGTCGTAAAGCTGGTAAACATGCTGATCACCGAAGCCGTACGCGACCGCTCCAGCGATATCTTCATCGAGCCGCAAGAGCACGATATCCGGGTTCGCTGCCGTATCGACGGCGTTCTGCATGAGCTTATGCGCTCACCAAAGCAAATACAGTCCGGCATGATTTCAAGGATAAAGATCATGGCCGGCCTCGATATCGCCGAGCGCCGCCTGCCTCAGGACGGTCGTTTCGGCCTCACCATCGATAAGCGACCGATCGATTTCCGTGTCGCCACGTTGCCGACCATTCACGGCGAGCAGGTCATCCTACGTGTTTTAGAGAAAGACAACATAATGCTTAACCTCGACGACCTGGGATTCCTACCGGAATCGCTCGAGCGGTTTAAAGAATCGTTCAGTAAACCGTACGGGGCAATTCTCATTACCGGCCCGACCGGAAGCGGAAAGACGACGACGCTCTATGCCGTGCTTAACATGCTAAATGGCGCCGATCGCAATCTCATTACCGTGGAAGACCCGGTAGAGTACCGGTTAATGAACATAAATCAGGTCCAGGTTAATACGAAAACCGGCTTAAGTTTTGCAAGCGCGCTCCGCTCAATCCTTCGCCAGGACCCCGATATCGTCATGATCGGCGAGATAAGGGACGAGGAAACGGCGATTATAGCGGTAGAATCGGCGCTTACCGGCCACTTAGTTCTCTCAACGCTTCACACCAACAACGCGCCGTCTGCGCTTACGCGCCTGGTCGAGATGGGGATAGAACCGTTTTTGGTTTCGTCGGCTGTAGATTGCGTGGTTGCACAGCGGCTCGCCCGCAAACTGTGCACTCGCTGTCACGAAGCCTTCACTCCATCGGAAAAACAGCTGATCGAAGCGGGTTATACGATTGATGGTTCTGAGCCGACCGAGCTTTTCAGGGCTCGCGGATGTAAGCATTGCGGCAATACAGGGTATCGCGGCAGAATCGGCCTGTACGAGGTTATGTCGATGTCTGAGAGCATCGAACGGCTCCTCGTTGCCGGGTCAACGGCCGAGGACATAACTAATATTGCCCGTGGCGAAGGCATGAAAAGCCTTCGAGACGACGGGCTTGAAAAGGCACGCATAGGCCTCACGTCAATTGAAGAGGTCGCGCGTGTGACGATGTAA
- a CDS encoding ATPase, T2SS/T4P/T4SS family produces MLAKSDEILAGLLNKKGMLSEEQLAEAQEKVNSDKSLAEVLIEDGMIDAEIVTELLDAGDFNVVDLAEYQVNPAAVTVLSETFARRYNVLPIDFERNRLVVAVSDTSNVVVLDDLHIITGYEIKPVIALCSDIETGLNRYYKASDVMRNEVTSTCLEKDNKELASIGNIREVSEDAPVIKLVNMIVVRAVNERASDIHIEPQERDLRIRYRIDGVLHEVMRSPKQIQPGIVSRFKIMGGLDIAETRMPQDGHCNLLVGGNVIDFRVSSLPTIYGERIVLRILRKESILLDLDDLGFSPNNFDRFKDAFTKPYGAILVTGPTGSGKSTTLYATLNVLNNSSKNIITVEDPVEYRLPGINQVQINPKSGLTFARVLRAMLRSSPDIVMVGEMRDKETAQIAIEAALTGHLVLSTLHTNDAPGAVSRLTEMGIAPFLTASAIECVQAQRLARRLCPDCREEYTPAREGLERIGFPLDKGKMPKLYRPNGCPKCNDTGYKGRVGIYEIMPLTDTLKKLCVERATADEIKRVAIGEGMITLRQDGFEKVRQGVTSLEEVMRVIV; encoded by the coding sequence ATGTTAGCAAAATCAGACGAGATTCTTGCCGGGCTTCTCAATAAAAAGGGGATGCTGTCGGAGGAGCAACTGGCGGAAGCTCAAGAAAAAGTAAATAGTGATAAATCGCTTGCGGAAGTGCTGATCGAAGACGGTATGATCGACGCCGAAATCGTCACCGAACTTCTCGACGCCGGCGATTTCAATGTCGTTGATCTGGCCGAATACCAGGTCAACCCGGCAGCCGTAACTGTGTTGTCGGAGACTTTCGCACGCCGGTATAACGTGCTGCCGATCGATTTCGAGCGTAATCGGCTGGTTGTCGCGGTATCAGATACGTCAAACGTTGTCGTGCTCGACGATCTTCATATAATTACCGGCTATGAGATAAAACCGGTAATCGCCCTCTGCTCCGATATCGAGACGGGCCTTAATCGCTACTACAAAGCATCGGATGTCATGAGAAACGAGGTCACCTCGACGTGCCTTGAGAAGGATAACAAAGAGTTGGCCTCTATTGGCAATATCCGCGAAGTTTCGGAAGACGCGCCGGTTATCAAGCTGGTAAACATGATCGTGGTGCGGGCTGTCAACGAGCGCGCAAGTGATATCCACATCGAACCGCAAGAGCGAGACTTGCGCATTCGCTACCGCATCGACGGTGTTCTTCACGAGGTCATGCGCTCACCGAAACAGATTCAACCCGGTATCGTTTCGCGCTTTAAAATCATGGGCGGCCTCGATATCGCCGAGACGAGAATGCCGCAGGACGGGCACTGCAATCTCTTAGTCGGTGGAAATGTCATCGACTTTCGTGTTTCCAGCTTGCCGACGATTTACGGCGAGCGGATCGTCCTCAGGATCCTTCGCAAAGAGAGCATCTTGCTTGATCTTGACGACCTGGGGTTTTCGCCAAATAACTTTGATAGATTCAAAGACGCGTTTACCAAACCGTACGGCGCCATTCTTGTTACCGGCCCAACCGGAAGCGGTAAGTCGACAACGCTGTATGCCACGCTTAACGTGCTCAACAACAGCTCGAAAAACATTATCACGGTCGAGGACCCGGTCGAGTACCGCCTGCCCGGCATCAACCAGGTACAGATAAATCCGAAGTCGGGTCTTACATTCGCCCGCGTCCTCAGAGCGATGCTCCGCTCATCGCCGGATATAGTCATGGTCGGTGAGATGAGGGATAAAGAAACAGCACAGATAGCCATCGAGGCGGCACTGACCGGCCACCTGGTGCTCTCAACACTTCACACCAATGACGCACCGGGCGCGGTGAGCAGGCTGACCGAAATGGGCATCGCTCCATTTTTAACCGCTTCGGCGATAGAGTGCGTGCAGGCACAGCGTCTGGCTCGCCGGCTTTGTCCCGATTGCCGGGAAGAATACACCCCGGCCAGAGAAGGGCTCGAGCGCATCGGGTTCCCGCTGGACAAGGGTAAAATGCCGAAGCTGTACCGGCCTAACGGCTGTCCAAAATGCAACGACACCGGGTATAAGGGAAGGGTCGGTATCTACGAAATCATGCCGCTTACCGACACGCTCAAAAAGCTGTGCGTGGAGAGAGCAACGGCAGATGAGATCAAGCGCGTCGCCATCGGGGAAGGCATGATTACGCTGCGCCAGGACGGCTTTGAAAAAGTGCGCCAGGGCGTCACCTCGCTTGAAGAAGTTATGCGTGTTATCGTATAG
- a CDS encoding type IV pilus twitching motility protein PilT, whose product MLDINDLLIQVLERKASDLHITVATPPTVRVHGELVRLDYPPLTPQDTKELIYSILTQEQREQLERNLEYDFSYSLPGHARFRVNAYYQRNSVSAAFRIIPMDIKKLEDLGLPASLEMLVRRPRGLILVTGPTGSGKSTTLASLINIINESKAFHIMTIEDPIEYLHRHKKSIVNQREVGSDTKSFTNALKYVLRQDPDVILVGEMRDMETISAALTAAETGHLVFATLHTQDAPQTIDRVIDVFPPHQQQQIRIQLAGTLQGIVCQQLLPTTDGHGRVCAYEILAPTPGVRAMIREAKTHQIYNAMQTGQKNGMVTMDQCLSDLYRRGMISFETAVNKSSNPSDVEQMLGRTA is encoded by the coding sequence GTGCTGGACATCAATGATCTTTTAATTCAAGTACTCGAGCGCAAAGCGTCCGATTTGCACATAACGGTCGCCACGCCGCCAACCGTACGAGTTCATGGAGAGCTTGTACGTCTCGATTATCCGCCGCTCACACCGCAGGATACCAAGGAGCTTATCTACAGTATCCTGACGCAAGAGCAGCGCGAGCAGCTTGAGCGAAACTTGGAGTATGATTTCTCGTATTCGCTTCCCGGTCACGCACGCTTTAGGGTAAACGCATATTACCAGAGAAACAGTGTAAGCGCGGCCTTCAGGATTATCCCTATGGATATTAAGAAGCTTGAGGACCTGGGTTTGCCGGCATCCCTTGAGATGCTGGTGCGCAGGCCGAGGGGTTTAATCCTTGTTACCGGCCCGACCGGTAGTGGTAAATCGACTACGCTGGCATCGCTTATCAACATTATTAATGAAAGCAAGGCATTCCATATTATGACGATTGAGGACCCGATAGAGTATCTGCACCGTCATAAGAAATCGATCGTCAACCAGAGGGAAGTCGGTTCAGACACCAAATCCTTCACGAATGCGCTCAAATACGTGCTGCGCCAGGACCCAGACGTGATTCTTGTCGGCGAGATGCGCGACATGGAAACGATATCCGCGGCGCTTACCGCGGCGGAAACCGGCCACCTGGTCTTTGCGACACTTCACACCCAGGATGCGCCGCAGACAATCGACAGAGTCATCGACGTATTCCCGCCGCATCAGCAGCAGCAAATCCGCATACAGCTCGCAGGAACGCTGCAAGGCATCGTTTGCCAACAACTTTTACCGACTACCGATGGCCACGGCAGGGTTTGCGCGTACGAGATTCTGGCGCCAACACCCGGTGTCCGCGCCATGATTCGTGAGGCGAAAACCCACCAGATATATAACGCTATGCAGACAGGTCAGAAAAACGGCATGGTAACGATGGATCAATGTCTGAGCGATCTGTATCGACGGGGCATGATCTCGTTTGAAACAGCTGTTAACAAATCGTCGAACCCGAGCGATGTAGAGCAAATGCTCGGGCGAACCGCGTAA
- a CDS encoding type II secretion system F family protein, whose product MSSTYTYRVRDFKGNQLSGKIEGDNATMVSAKLRQMGYIVIDLKEQGIAQKEITLPFGNRVKLKDLTVFSRQFATMINAGLSLTRCLSVLSDQTESKALSKIIGELLKDVEQGKSLSESMAKHQAAFPPIFINMVKAGETGGALDEVLMRVAEHFEKETGIRSKIKSAMAYPMAMFSFSILITFVLITFIVPIFVNMFSTMGGSLPLPTKILLMLSNFINGAWFIIIPALFGLFYLFKLYGKTTNGRERIDSVKLVLPVLGMLTKKMAVSRFSRTLSTLMSSGVPILSALDIVADSAGNAVIANTVRGARSSIKDGETIAKPLSEGTVFPPMVVQMISIGEETGALDEMLGKIADFYDREVEATVDALTSIIEPLMIVVMGVLIGGIIVSLYMPMFQIISLIK is encoded by the coding sequence ATGTCAAGCACATACACATACAGGGTTCGGGATTTTAAAGGTAACCAGCTAAGCGGAAAAATCGAGGGCGATAATGCAACCATGGTGTCCGCCAAACTACGCCAAATGGGCTACATCGTCATCGACCTCAAAGAACAGGGTATCGCTCAAAAAGAAATCACTCTGCCGTTCGGCAATAGGGTAAAGTTAAAAGACCTCACCGTCTTCAGCCGTCAGTTCGCAACCATGATCAACGCGGGTCTCTCGCTTACGAGGTGCCTGTCGGTTCTATCCGATCAAACCGAGAGCAAAGCCTTAAGCAAGATAATCGGTGAGCTGCTCAAAGACGTGGAGCAGGGCAAGTCGTTATCCGAATCGATGGCCAAGCACCAAGCGGCGTTCCCGCCGATATTTATCAACATGGTGAAAGCGGGCGAGACCGGCGGCGCACTCGACGAGGTACTGATGCGTGTTGCCGAGCATTTCGAGAAGGAAACCGGCATACGTTCGAAGATTAAATCTGCGATGGCATATCCTATGGCGATGTTTTCGTTCTCGATTCTTATCACCTTTGTTCTTATTACCTTTATCGTGCCGATTTTCGTCAACATGTTTAGTACGATGGGCGGTTCGCTACCGCTTCCCACGAAAATACTGCTGATGCTCAGCAACTTTATAAATGGCGCCTGGTTTATTATTATACCGGCGTTATTCGGCTTGTTTTACCTGTTTAAGCTATACGGCAAGACCACAAACGGCAGGGAAAGAATAGACAGCGTTAAGCTTGTCCTGCCGGTTCTTGGCATGTTAACCAAGAAGATGGCCGTATCAAGGTTCAGCCGTACCTTAAGTACGCTTATGTCGAGCGGTGTACCGATTCTCTCGGCGCTCGACATCGTTGCCGACAGCGCGGGCAATGCGGTCATCGCCAACACCGTCAGAGGCGCTCGTTCGAGCATTAAGGATGGCGAAACCATCGCCAAACCGCTCTCGGAAGGCACTGTGTTTCCGCCGATGGTCGTGCAGATGATCTCAATCGGTGAGGAAACCGGCGCTCTTGACGAGATGCTCGGCAAGATCGCGGATTTCTACGACCGTGAAGTAGAGGCAACCGTTGACGCTTTAACCTCGATCATCGAGCCGCTCATGATCGTGGTCATGGGTGTTCTTATCGGTGGCATCATCGTCAGCCTCTATATGCCGATGTTCCAGATTATCTCGTTGATTAAGTAA
- a CDS encoding type II secretion system protein, whose amino-acid sequence MRNIRNEKGFTLIELMVVILIIGILVAIAVPVFNSARQSAYQRTCQANLRTLDGAIQTWKASGGNAYPSTIAEATTDLVPDYIKAWPSCPEKTTENGVYKILSGGGSVPPVFTCPNGHSYP is encoded by the coding sequence ATGAGAAACATCCGAAACGAAAAGGGTTTTACCCTTATCGAGTTGATGGTTGTTATCCTTATTATCGGTATTTTGGTTGCTATTGCGGTTCCTGTTTTTAATTCCGCAAGGCAGAGTGCCTATCAAAGGACATGCCAGGCTAACCTGAGAACCCTTGACGGGGCTATCCAGACTTGGAAAGCATCAGGTGGCAATGCGTATCCGTCAACGATTGCGGAGGCCACGACAGATTTAGTGCCCGACTATATAAAAGCGTGGCCGAGTTGTCCGGAGAAGACCACCGAGAATGGCGTTTACAAGATATTGAGTGGTGGCGGTTCAGTTCCGCCAGTATTCACGTGCCCGAACGGTCACAGCTATCCGTAA